GAGGCTGGCACTATCGTGGGTATGTTCGGCAAGCTGGAACAAAGCCTCACGATTTGTGGGCAGAAAGCTGGCCGCTTCTGGTAAGCATACCATGTCCGCCTGTTTGGCAACGGCCTGTGCAATCAGCGTTTCGATGACTGGAAAGGTCACATCGGCAGTAGCACCAGCACAATATTGCAAGGCGGCGATACGCATTTTACGACCCAAGCTTGAGCAATTTATCGAGGTGGCCTGCCCGATCGAGGGCAAAAATTTCGTCCGAATCACCTATATGTTCATCATCGACGAAAATCTGTGGTGAGGTGGTGCGGCCTCCGGATCGCTTTGTCATTTCGCCGCGCAAGTCACTGTTCAGCG
This window of the Candidatus Puniceispirillum marinum IMCC1322 genome carries:
- the grxC gene encoding glutaredoxin 3, translating into MAKIEIYTQMGCGYCARALRLLQAKNVPFEQIDVSLNSDLRGEMTKRSGGRTTSPQIFVDDEHIGDSDEIFALDRAGHLDKLLKLGS